From one Callithrix jacchus isolate 240 chromosome 2, calJac240_pri, whole genome shotgun sequence genomic stretch:
- the SUN1 gene encoding SUN domain-containing protein 1 isoform X4: MDFSRLHMYSPPQCVPENTGYTYALSSSYSSDALDFETEHKLDPVFDSPRMSRRSLRLAATAGTPGDGRAASADGCANNIISLKNRAAKTAKQCRTANKSAFSINHVSREVTSSGVSHSSTASLQDTVTRRPPVLDESWIREQTTVDHFWGLDDDGDLKGGNKAAIQGNGDLAAAATAHNGYTCSECSMLSERKDALTAHPVARGPLSRVYSRGRNQKRGASLYMNRILWLARYTASSFSSFLVQLFQVVLMKLNYESEFYKLKSYESKDCDSESYKSKSHESKAHASYCGRVNVRESLREDGHLSVNGEALCDDCKGKTHLDAHTAAHLQSPRPSRQAGILRHIWACAGYFLLQTLHRIGAAGRAVSRMVWSALWLAVIAPGKAASGVFWWLGIGWYQFVTLISWLNVFLLTRCLRNICKFLVFLIPLFLLLGLSLRGQDDFFSFLPVWNWVSLHRTQQVDDPKDILKPATSHLNQPLQGDSEAFPWHWMRGVEQQVASLSGQCHHHGENLRELTAMLQKLQAQVDQMDNGAAGLSASVRDAVGQHLRETDVVAFHQEHEVRISHLEDILEKLREKSEAIQKELEQTKQKTVRSSAVGEHLQLELDQLKSELSSWRHVRTGCETVDAVRERVDVQVREMVKLLFSEDEQGGSLEQLLQRFSSQFVSKADLHMLLRDLELQILRNVTHHISVTKHTPTSEAVVSAVSEAGMSGITEAQARAIVNNALKLYSQDKTGMVDFALESGGGSILSTRCSETYETKTALMSLFGIPLWYFSQSPRVVIQPDIYPGNCWAFKGSQGYLVVRLSMMIYPAAFTLEHIPKTLSPTGNISSAPKDFAVYGLENEYQEEGQLLGQFTYDQDGESLQMFQALVRTRACIAPGFLSPTASGASRAWPASADWEAV; this comes from the exons TTCCAGTTATTCTTCGGATGCTCTGGATTTTGAGACCGAGCACAAATTGGACCCTGTATTTGATTCTCCACGGATGTCCCGCCGTAGTTTGCGCCTGGCTGCGACTGCAGGCACCCCGGGGGATGGCCGGGCTGCGAGTGCCGATGGCTGTGCCAACAACATCATCTCCCTAAAGAACAGAGCAGCCAA aacagCAAAACAGTGCAGAACTGCAAACAAATCAGCTTTTAGCATCAACCACGTGTCAAGGGAGGTCACATCCTCTGGCGTCAGCCACAGCAGCACTGCCAGCCTGCAGGACACTGTGACTCGACGGCCTCCCGTACTGGACGAGTCTTGGATTCGTGAGCAGACCACAGTGGACCACTTCTGGG gtcttgACGATGATGGTGATCTTAAAG GTGGAAATAAAGCTGCCATTCAGGGAAACGGAGACCTGGCAGCAGCCGCCACCGCACACAACGGTTACACCTGCAGCGAATGCAGCATGCTCTCCGAGCGCAAGGACGCGCTCACGGCACACCCCGTAGCCCGTGGGCCCTTGTCAAGAGTTTATTCTAGGGGCAGGAATCAAAAAC GCGGTGCATCTTTGTACATGAATAGGATTTTGTGGCTGGCCAGATACACTGCGTcatctttttcatcatttttagtTCAACTTTTTCAAGTTGTTTTAATGAAGCTCAATTATGAATCAGAATTTTACAAATTGAAAAGTTATGAATCAAAAGATTGTGACTCTGAAAGCTATAAGTCAAAAAGCCATGAATCAaaag CTCATGCCAGTTACTGTGGGAGAGTGAATGTGAGAGAGTCTCTCAGAGAGGATGGCCACCTCAGTGTAAATGGGGAAGCACTGT GCGATGACTGTAAGGGCAAGACGCACCTCGACGCACACACAGCCGCCCACCTGCAGTCGCCAAGGCCGTCCAGGCAGGCAGGGATCCTCCGGCACATCTGGGCATGCGCAG GTTACTTCTTGCTGCAGACTCTTCACAGGATCGGAGCCGCGGGGCGGGCTGTGTCCAGGATGGTGTGGTCGGCCCTTTGGCTGGCTGTGATTGCTCCAG GGAAGGCAGCCTCTGGAGTGTTCTGGTGGCTGGGGATTGGATGGTACCAGTTTGTTACTTTGATTTCTTGGCTGAATGTGTTTCTTCTTACCAG GTGCCTTCGAAATATCTGCAAGTTTTTAGTCTTCCTCATCCCGCTCTTCCTTTTACTAG GTCTCTCCTTACGGGGCcaggatgattttttttcatttttgcctgtGTGGAACTGGGTAAGCCTGCATAGAACACAGCAGGTGGATGACCCCAAGGACATACTTAAACCTGCGACTTCTCACCTGAACCAGCCTCTACAG GGTGACAGTGAGGCTTTTCCGTGGCATTGGATGAGGGGCGTGGAGCAGCAGGTAGCCTCTCTGTCTGGACAGTGCCACCACCATGGCGAGAATCTCCGAGAGCTAACTGCCATGCTTCAGAAGCTGCAGGCTCAGGTGGACCAGATGGACAATGGTGCTGCCGGGCTGTCAGCATCAGTCAGAGACGCTGTGGGACAGCACCTAAGGGAG aCTGATGTTGTGGCTTTTCACCAAGAACATGAAGTGCGCATCTCACATTTGGAAGATATTCTGgaaaaactgagagaaaaatCTGAG gCCATCCAGAAGGAACTAGAACAGACCAAGCAAAAAACAGTCAG ATCCAGTGCAGTTGGTGAGCACCTCCAGCTAGAGCTGGATCAGCTGAAGTCAGAGCTGTCCAGCTGGCGACATGTGAGGACTGGCTGTGAGACAGTGGATGCCGTACGAGAAAGA GTGGATGTGCAAGTCAGAGAAATGGTGAAACTCCTGTTCTCTGAAGATGAGCAAGGCGGCTCtctggagcagctgctgcagAGGTTCTCTTCTCAGTTTGTGAGCAAAGCCGACTTGCACATGTTGCTGCGAGACCTGGAGTTGCAGATCCTGAGGAACGTCACCCACCACATTTCTGTGACAAAGCACACCCCTACCTCGGAAGCCGTGGTGTCCGCTGTGAGCGAGGCGGGAATGTCTGGAATAACAGAGGCG CAAGCACGTGCCATTGTGAACAACGCCTTGAAGCTGTATTCCCAAGATAAGACTGGGATGGTGGACTTTGCTCTGGAATCTGGCG GTGGCAGCATCTTGAGTACTCGCTGTTCTGAAACTTACGAAACCAAAACGGCGCTGATGAGTCTGTTTGGAATCCCCCTGTGGTACTTCTCTCAGTCCCCGCGCGTGGTCATCCAG cCTGACATTTACCCTGGTAACTGCTGGGCATTTAAAGGCTCCCAGGGGTACCTGGTAGTGAGGCTCTCCATGATGATCTACCCAGCCGCCTTCACTCTGGAGCACATCCCAAAGACACTGTCGCCAACAGGCAACATCAGCAGCGCCCCCAAGGACTTCGCTGTCTAT GGATTAGAAAATGAGTATCAGGAAGAAGGGCAGCTTCTGGGACAGTTCACCTATGATCAGGACGGCGAGTCGCTCCAGATGTTCCAGGCCCTGGTAAGAACCAGGGCTTGCATTGCCCCAGGGTTCCTGAGTCCCACAGCCTCTGGTGCCAGCAGGGCCTGGCCAGCATCGGCAGACTGGGAAGCAGTGTGA
- the SUN1 gene encoding SUN domain-containing protein 1 isoform X3 translates to MDFSRLHMYSPPQCVPENTGYTYALSSSYSSDALDFETEHKLDPVFDSPRMSRRSLRLAATAGTPGDGRAASADGCANNIISLKNRAAKTAKQCRTANKSAFSINHVSREVTSSGVSHSSTASLQDTVTRRPPVLDESWIREQTTVDHFWGLDDDGDLKGGNKAAIQGNGDLAAAATAHNGYTCSECSMLSERKDALTAHPVARGPLSRVYSRGRNQKRGASLYMNRILWLARYTASSFSSFLVQLFQVVLMKLNYESEFYKLKSYESKDCDSESYKSKSHESKAHASYCGRVNVRESLREDGHLSVNGEALCDDCKGKTHLDAHTAAHLQSPRPSRQAGILRHIWACAGYFLLQTLHRIGAAGRAVSRMVWSALWLAVIAPGKAASGVFWWLGIGWYQFVTLISWLNVFLLTRCLRNICKFLVFLIPLFLLLAGLSLRGQDDFFSFLPVWNWVSLHRTQQVDDPKDILKPATSHLNQPLQGDSEAFPWHWMRGVEQQVASLSGQCHHHGENLRELTAMLQKLQAQVDQMDNGAAGLSASVRDAVGQHLRETDVVAFHQEHEVRISHLEDILEKLREKSEAIQKELEQTKQKTVRSSAVGEHLQLELDQLKSELSSWRHVRTGCETVDAVRERVDVQVREMVKLLFSEDEQGGSLEQLLQRFSSQFVSKADLHMLLRDLELQILRNVTHHISVTKHTPTSEAVVSAVSEAGMSGITEAQARAIVNNALKLYSQDKTGMVDFALESGGGSILSTRCSETYETKTALMSLFGIPLWYFSQSPRVVIQPDIYPGNCWAFKGSQGYLVVRLSMMIYPAAFTLEHIPKTLSPTGNISSAPKDFAVYGLENEYQEEGQLLGQFTYDQDGESLQMFQALVRTRACIAPGFLSPTASGASRAWPASADWEAV, encoded by the exons TTCCAGTTATTCTTCGGATGCTCTGGATTTTGAGACCGAGCACAAATTGGACCCTGTATTTGATTCTCCACGGATGTCCCGCCGTAGTTTGCGCCTGGCTGCGACTGCAGGCACCCCGGGGGATGGCCGGGCTGCGAGTGCCGATGGCTGTGCCAACAACATCATCTCCCTAAAGAACAGAGCAGCCAA aacagCAAAACAGTGCAGAACTGCAAACAAATCAGCTTTTAGCATCAACCACGTGTCAAGGGAGGTCACATCCTCTGGCGTCAGCCACAGCAGCACTGCCAGCCTGCAGGACACTGTGACTCGACGGCCTCCCGTACTGGACGAGTCTTGGATTCGTGAGCAGACCACAGTGGACCACTTCTGGG gtcttgACGATGATGGTGATCTTAAAG GTGGAAATAAAGCTGCCATTCAGGGAAACGGAGACCTGGCAGCAGCCGCCACCGCACACAACGGTTACACCTGCAGCGAATGCAGCATGCTCTCCGAGCGCAAGGACGCGCTCACGGCACACCCCGTAGCCCGTGGGCCCTTGTCAAGAGTTTATTCTAGGGGCAGGAATCAAAAAC GCGGTGCATCTTTGTACATGAATAGGATTTTGTGGCTGGCCAGATACACTGCGTcatctttttcatcatttttagtTCAACTTTTTCAAGTTGTTTTAATGAAGCTCAATTATGAATCAGAATTTTACAAATTGAAAAGTTATGAATCAAAAGATTGTGACTCTGAAAGCTATAAGTCAAAAAGCCATGAATCAaaag CTCATGCCAGTTACTGTGGGAGAGTGAATGTGAGAGAGTCTCTCAGAGAGGATGGCCACCTCAGTGTAAATGGGGAAGCACTGT GCGATGACTGTAAGGGCAAGACGCACCTCGACGCACACACAGCCGCCCACCTGCAGTCGCCAAGGCCGTCCAGGCAGGCAGGGATCCTCCGGCACATCTGGGCATGCGCAG GTTACTTCTTGCTGCAGACTCTTCACAGGATCGGAGCCGCGGGGCGGGCTGTGTCCAGGATGGTGTGGTCGGCCCTTTGGCTGGCTGTGATTGCTCCAG GGAAGGCAGCCTCTGGAGTGTTCTGGTGGCTGGGGATTGGATGGTACCAGTTTGTTACTTTGATTTCTTGGCTGAATGTGTTTCTTCTTACCAG GTGCCTTCGAAATATCTGCAAGTTTTTAGTCTTCCTCATCCCGCTCTTCCTTTTACTAG cAGGTCTCTCCTTACGGGGCcaggatgattttttttcatttttgcctgtGTGGAACTGGGTAAGCCTGCATAGAACACAGCAGGTGGATGACCCCAAGGACATACTTAAACCTGCGACTTCTCACCTGAACCAGCCTCTACAG GGTGACAGTGAGGCTTTTCCGTGGCATTGGATGAGGGGCGTGGAGCAGCAGGTAGCCTCTCTGTCTGGACAGTGCCACCACCATGGCGAGAATCTCCGAGAGCTAACTGCCATGCTTCAGAAGCTGCAGGCTCAGGTGGACCAGATGGACAATGGTGCTGCCGGGCTGTCAGCATCAGTCAGAGACGCTGTGGGACAGCACCTAAGGGAG aCTGATGTTGTGGCTTTTCACCAAGAACATGAAGTGCGCATCTCACATTTGGAAGATATTCTGgaaaaactgagagaaaaatCTGAG gCCATCCAGAAGGAACTAGAACAGACCAAGCAAAAAACAGTCAG ATCCAGTGCAGTTGGTGAGCACCTCCAGCTAGAGCTGGATCAGCTGAAGTCAGAGCTGTCCAGCTGGCGACATGTGAGGACTGGCTGTGAGACAGTGGATGCCGTACGAGAAAGA GTGGATGTGCAAGTCAGAGAAATGGTGAAACTCCTGTTCTCTGAAGATGAGCAAGGCGGCTCtctggagcagctgctgcagAGGTTCTCTTCTCAGTTTGTGAGCAAAGCCGACTTGCACATGTTGCTGCGAGACCTGGAGTTGCAGATCCTGAGGAACGTCACCCACCACATTTCTGTGACAAAGCACACCCCTACCTCGGAAGCCGTGGTGTCCGCTGTGAGCGAGGCGGGAATGTCTGGAATAACAGAGGCG CAAGCACGTGCCATTGTGAACAACGCCTTGAAGCTGTATTCCCAAGATAAGACTGGGATGGTGGACTTTGCTCTGGAATCTGGCG GTGGCAGCATCTTGAGTACTCGCTGTTCTGAAACTTACGAAACCAAAACGGCGCTGATGAGTCTGTTTGGAATCCCCCTGTGGTACTTCTCTCAGTCCCCGCGCGTGGTCATCCAG cCTGACATTTACCCTGGTAACTGCTGGGCATTTAAAGGCTCCCAGGGGTACCTGGTAGTGAGGCTCTCCATGATGATCTACCCAGCCGCCTTCACTCTGGAGCACATCCCAAAGACACTGTCGCCAACAGGCAACATCAGCAGCGCCCCCAAGGACTTCGCTGTCTAT GGATTAGAAAATGAGTATCAGGAAGAAGGGCAGCTTCTGGGACAGTTCACCTATGATCAGGACGGCGAGTCGCTCCAGATGTTCCAGGCCCTGGTAAGAACCAGGGCTTGCATTGCCCCAGGGTTCCTGAGTCCCACAGCCTCTGGTGCCAGCAGGGCCTGGCCAGCATCGGCAGACTGGGAAGCAGTGTGA
- the SUN1 gene encoding SUN domain-containing protein 1 isoform X42 yields the protein MDFSRLHMYSPPQCVPENTGYTYALSSSYSSDALDFETEHKLDPVFDSPRMSRRSLRLAATAGTPGDGRAASADGCANNIISLKNRAAKTAKQCRTANKSAFSINHVSREVTSSGVSHSSTASLQDTVTRRPPVLDESWIREQTTVDHFWGLDDDGDLKGGNKAAIQGNGDLAAAATAHNGYTCSECSMLSERKDALTAHPVARGPLSRVYSRGRNQKRKAASGVFWWLGIGWYQFVTLISWLNVFLLTRCLRNICKFLVFLIPLFLLLGLSLRGQDDFFSFLPVWNWVSLHRTQQVDDPKDILKPATSHLNQPLQGDSEAFPWHWMRGVEQQVASLSGQCHHHGENLRELTAMLQKLQAQVDQMDNGAAGLSASVRDAVGQHLRETDVVAFHQEHEVRISHLEDILEKLREKSEAIQKELEQTKQKTVRSSAVGEHLQLELDQLKSELSSWRHVRTGCETVDAVRERVDVQVREMVKLLFSEDEQGGSLEQLLQRFSSQFVSKADLHMLLRDLELQILRNVTHHISVTKHTPTSEAVVSAVSEAGMSGITEAQARAIVNNALKLYSQDKTGMVDFALESGGGSILSTRCSETYETKTALMSLFGIPLWYFSQSPRVVIQPDIYPGNCWAFKGSQGYLVVRLSMMIYPAAFTLEHIPKTLSPTGNISSAPKDFAVYGLENEYQEEGQLLGQFTYDQDGESLQMFQALVRTRACIAPGFLSPTASGASRAWPASADWEAV from the exons TTCCAGTTATTCTTCGGATGCTCTGGATTTTGAGACCGAGCACAAATTGGACCCTGTATTTGATTCTCCACGGATGTCCCGCCGTAGTTTGCGCCTGGCTGCGACTGCAGGCACCCCGGGGGATGGCCGGGCTGCGAGTGCCGATGGCTGTGCCAACAACATCATCTCCCTAAAGAACAGAGCAGCCAA aacagCAAAACAGTGCAGAACTGCAAACAAATCAGCTTTTAGCATCAACCACGTGTCAAGGGAGGTCACATCCTCTGGCGTCAGCCACAGCAGCACTGCCAGCCTGCAGGACACTGTGACTCGACGGCCTCCCGTACTGGACGAGTCTTGGATTCGTGAGCAGACCACAGTGGACCACTTCTGGG gtcttgACGATGATGGTGATCTTAAAG GTGGAAATAAAGCTGCCATTCAGGGAAACGGAGACCTGGCAGCAGCCGCCACCGCACACAACGGTTACACCTGCAGCGAATGCAGCATGCTCTCCGAGCGCAAGGACGCGCTCACGGCACACCCCGTAGCCCGTGGGCCCTTGTCAAGAGTTTATTCTAGGGGCAGGAATCAAAAAC GGAAGGCAGCCTCTGGAGTGTTCTGGTGGCTGGGGATTGGATGGTACCAGTTTGTTACTTTGATTTCTTGGCTGAATGTGTTTCTTCTTACCAG GTGCCTTCGAAATATCTGCAAGTTTTTAGTCTTCCTCATCCCGCTCTTCCTTTTACTAG GTCTCTCCTTACGGGGCcaggatgattttttttcatttttgcctgtGTGGAACTGGGTAAGCCTGCATAGAACACAGCAGGTGGATGACCCCAAGGACATACTTAAACCTGCGACTTCTCACCTGAACCAGCCTCTACAG GGTGACAGTGAGGCTTTTCCGTGGCATTGGATGAGGGGCGTGGAGCAGCAGGTAGCCTCTCTGTCTGGACAGTGCCACCACCATGGCGAGAATCTCCGAGAGCTAACTGCCATGCTTCAGAAGCTGCAGGCTCAGGTGGACCAGATGGACAATGGTGCTGCCGGGCTGTCAGCATCAGTCAGAGACGCTGTGGGACAGCACCTAAGGGAG aCTGATGTTGTGGCTTTTCACCAAGAACATGAAGTGCGCATCTCACATTTGGAAGATATTCTGgaaaaactgagagaaaaatCTGAG gCCATCCAGAAGGAACTAGAACAGACCAAGCAAAAAACAGTCAG ATCCAGTGCAGTTGGTGAGCACCTCCAGCTAGAGCTGGATCAGCTGAAGTCAGAGCTGTCCAGCTGGCGACATGTGAGGACTGGCTGTGAGACAGTGGATGCCGTACGAGAAAGA GTGGATGTGCAAGTCAGAGAAATGGTGAAACTCCTGTTCTCTGAAGATGAGCAAGGCGGCTCtctggagcagctgctgcagAGGTTCTCTTCTCAGTTTGTGAGCAAAGCCGACTTGCACATGTTGCTGCGAGACCTGGAGTTGCAGATCCTGAGGAACGTCACCCACCACATTTCTGTGACAAAGCACACCCCTACCTCGGAAGCCGTGGTGTCCGCTGTGAGCGAGGCGGGAATGTCTGGAATAACAGAGGCG CAAGCACGTGCCATTGTGAACAACGCCTTGAAGCTGTATTCCCAAGATAAGACTGGGATGGTGGACTTTGCTCTGGAATCTGGCG GTGGCAGCATCTTGAGTACTCGCTGTTCTGAAACTTACGAAACCAAAACGGCGCTGATGAGTCTGTTTGGAATCCCCCTGTGGTACTTCTCTCAGTCCCCGCGCGTGGTCATCCAG cCTGACATTTACCCTGGTAACTGCTGGGCATTTAAAGGCTCCCAGGGGTACCTGGTAGTGAGGCTCTCCATGATGATCTACCCAGCCGCCTTCACTCTGGAGCACATCCCAAAGACACTGTCGCCAACAGGCAACATCAGCAGCGCCCCCAAGGACTTCGCTGTCTAT GGATTAGAAAATGAGTATCAGGAAGAAGGGCAGCTTCTGGGACAGTTCACCTATGATCAGGACGGCGAGTCGCTCCAGATGTTCCAGGCCCTGGTAAGAACCAGGGCTTGCATTGCCCCAGGGTTCCTGAGTCCCACAGCCTCTGGTGCCAGCAGGGCCTGGCCAGCATCGGCAGACTGGGAAGCAGTGTGA
- the SUN1 gene encoding SUN domain-containing protein 1 isoform X27: MDFSRLHMYSPPQCVPENTGYTYALSSSYSSDALDFETEHKLDPVFDSPRMSRRSLRLAATAGTPGDGRAASADGCANNIISLKNRAAKTAKQCRTANKSAFSINHVSREVTSSGVSHSSTASLQDTVTRRPPVLDESWIREQTTVDHFWGLDDDGDLKGGNKAAIQGNGDLAAAATAHNGYTCSECSMLSERKDALTAHPVARGPLSRVYSRGRNQKPHASYCGRVNVRESLREDGHLSVNGEALCYFLLQTLHRIGAAGRAVSRMVWSALWLAVIAPGKAASGVFWWLGIGWYQFVTLISWLNVFLLTRCLRNICKFLVFLIPLFLLLGLSLRGQDDFFSFLPVWNWVSLHRTQQVDDPKDILKPATSHLNQPLQGDSEAFPWHWMRGVEQQVASLSGQCHHHGENLRELTAMLQKLQAQVDQMDNGAAGLSASVRDAVGQHLRETDVVAFHQEHEVRISHLEDILEKLREKSEAIQKELEQTKQKTVRSSAVGEHLQLELDQLKSELSSWRHVRTGCETVDAVRERVDVQVREMVKLLFSEDEQGGSLEQLLQRFSSQFVSKADLHMLLRDLELQILRNVTHHISVTKHTPTSEAVVSAVSEAGMSGITEAQARAIVNNALKLYSQDKTGMVDFALESGGGSILSTRCSETYETKTALMSLFGIPLWYFSQSPRVVIQPDIYPGNCWAFKGSQGYLVVRLSMMIYPAAFTLEHIPKTLSPTGNISSAPKDFAVYGLENEYQEEGQLLGQFTYDQDGESLQMFQALVRTRACIAPGFLSPTASGASRAWPASADWEAV, encoded by the exons TTCCAGTTATTCTTCGGATGCTCTGGATTTTGAGACCGAGCACAAATTGGACCCTGTATTTGATTCTCCACGGATGTCCCGCCGTAGTTTGCGCCTGGCTGCGACTGCAGGCACCCCGGGGGATGGCCGGGCTGCGAGTGCCGATGGCTGTGCCAACAACATCATCTCCCTAAAGAACAGAGCAGCCAA aacagCAAAACAGTGCAGAACTGCAAACAAATCAGCTTTTAGCATCAACCACGTGTCAAGGGAGGTCACATCCTCTGGCGTCAGCCACAGCAGCACTGCCAGCCTGCAGGACACTGTGACTCGACGGCCTCCCGTACTGGACGAGTCTTGGATTCGTGAGCAGACCACAGTGGACCACTTCTGGG gtcttgACGATGATGGTGATCTTAAAG GTGGAAATAAAGCTGCCATTCAGGGAAACGGAGACCTGGCAGCAGCCGCCACCGCACACAACGGTTACACCTGCAGCGAATGCAGCATGCTCTCCGAGCGCAAGGACGCGCTCACGGCACACCCCGTAGCCCGTGGGCCCTTGTCAAGAGTTTATTCTAGGGGCAGGAATCAAAAAC CTCATGCCAGTTACTGTGGGAGAGTGAATGTGAGAGAGTCTCTCAGAGAGGATGGCCACCTCAGTGTAAATGGGGAAGCACTGT GTTACTTCTTGCTGCAGACTCTTCACAGGATCGGAGCCGCGGGGCGGGCTGTGTCCAGGATGGTGTGGTCGGCCCTTTGGCTGGCTGTGATTGCTCCAG GGAAGGCAGCCTCTGGAGTGTTCTGGTGGCTGGGGATTGGATGGTACCAGTTTGTTACTTTGATTTCTTGGCTGAATGTGTTTCTTCTTACCAG GTGCCTTCGAAATATCTGCAAGTTTTTAGTCTTCCTCATCCCGCTCTTCCTTTTACTAG GTCTCTCCTTACGGGGCcaggatgattttttttcatttttgcctgtGTGGAACTGGGTAAGCCTGCATAGAACACAGCAGGTGGATGACCCCAAGGACATACTTAAACCTGCGACTTCTCACCTGAACCAGCCTCTACAG GGTGACAGTGAGGCTTTTCCGTGGCATTGGATGAGGGGCGTGGAGCAGCAGGTAGCCTCTCTGTCTGGACAGTGCCACCACCATGGCGAGAATCTCCGAGAGCTAACTGCCATGCTTCAGAAGCTGCAGGCTCAGGTGGACCAGATGGACAATGGTGCTGCCGGGCTGTCAGCATCAGTCAGAGACGCTGTGGGACAGCACCTAAGGGAG aCTGATGTTGTGGCTTTTCACCAAGAACATGAAGTGCGCATCTCACATTTGGAAGATATTCTGgaaaaactgagagaaaaatCTGAG gCCATCCAGAAGGAACTAGAACAGACCAAGCAAAAAACAGTCAG ATCCAGTGCAGTTGGTGAGCACCTCCAGCTAGAGCTGGATCAGCTGAAGTCAGAGCTGTCCAGCTGGCGACATGTGAGGACTGGCTGTGAGACAGTGGATGCCGTACGAGAAAGA GTGGATGTGCAAGTCAGAGAAATGGTGAAACTCCTGTTCTCTGAAGATGAGCAAGGCGGCTCtctggagcagctgctgcagAGGTTCTCTTCTCAGTTTGTGAGCAAAGCCGACTTGCACATGTTGCTGCGAGACCTGGAGTTGCAGATCCTGAGGAACGTCACCCACCACATTTCTGTGACAAAGCACACCCCTACCTCGGAAGCCGTGGTGTCCGCTGTGAGCGAGGCGGGAATGTCTGGAATAACAGAGGCG CAAGCACGTGCCATTGTGAACAACGCCTTGAAGCTGTATTCCCAAGATAAGACTGGGATGGTGGACTTTGCTCTGGAATCTGGCG GTGGCAGCATCTTGAGTACTCGCTGTTCTGAAACTTACGAAACCAAAACGGCGCTGATGAGTCTGTTTGGAATCCCCCTGTGGTACTTCTCTCAGTCCCCGCGCGTGGTCATCCAG cCTGACATTTACCCTGGTAACTGCTGGGCATTTAAAGGCTCCCAGGGGTACCTGGTAGTGAGGCTCTCCATGATGATCTACCCAGCCGCCTTCACTCTGGAGCACATCCCAAAGACACTGTCGCCAACAGGCAACATCAGCAGCGCCCCCAAGGACTTCGCTGTCTAT GGATTAGAAAATGAGTATCAGGAAGAAGGGCAGCTTCTGGGACAGTTCACCTATGATCAGGACGGCGAGTCGCTCCAGATGTTCCAGGCCCTGGTAAGAACCAGGGCTTGCATTGCCCCAGGGTTCCTGAGTCCCACAGCCTCTGGTGCCAGCAGGGCCTGGCCAGCATCGGCAGACTGGGAAGCAGTGTGA